Proteins encoded in a region of the Veillonella parvula genome:
- a CDS encoding site-specific DNA-methyltransferase, translated as MEGIEQNMKVELFNDNFQNYKRYGIPKAQLVIADIPYNLGGAAYASNPMWYIGGDNKNGESKKAGKAFFNTDHNFNIAEYFHFCNRLLKKEPKERGKAPCMIVFCSYEQQAMVIEYAKKHGFKNYIPISFIKNYSAQALKANMRVVGATEYALILYRGRLPKFNNNHKMIFNWFEWRRDNKNIIPKIHPTQKPVSVLKRLIEIFTDEGDVVIDPVAGSGATLRAAMELGRSAYGFEISKDFYSKAKSEMLSDVKTQTSLLEYCE; from the coding sequence ATGGAAGGCATTGAACAGAATATGAAGGTAGAGTTATTTAATGATAATTTTCAGAACTATAAAAGATATGGCATACCAAAAGCACAACTTGTAATAGCTGATATTCCCTATAATTTAGGGGGGGCAGCATATGCAAGTAATCCTATGTGGTATATAGGTGGAGACAATAAAAACGGCGAAAGTAAGAAAGCAGGAAAGGCATTCTTTAATACAGATCATAACTTCAATATTGCAGAATACTTTCATTTCTGTAATCGCTTATTAAAGAAAGAGCCAAAAGAGAGGGGCAAGGCTCCATGTATGATTGTGTTCTGTAGCTATGAACAACAAGCGATGGTAATTGAATATGCCAAGAAACATGGGTTTAAGAACTATATACCAATCTCTTTCATCAAGAATTATTCAGCACAGGCATTAAAAGCTAACATGCGTGTCGTTGGTGCTACAGAATATGCATTGATTTTATATAGAGGGAGACTACCGAAATTTAATAATAATCACAAGATGATATTTAATTGGTTTGAATGGCGTAGGGATAACAAAAACATTATTCCTAAAATCCATCCAACACAAAAGCCTGTATCAGTATTAAAGAGATTGATAGAAATCTTTACTGATGAAGGTGATGTAGTAATAGATCCTGTGGCAGGTAGTGGAGCAACATTAAGAGCAGCTATGGAGTTAGGACGTAGTGCATATGGGTTTGAAATATCAAAAGACTTCTATAGTAAGGCGAAATCAGAAATGTTAAGCGATGTGAAGACACAAACAAGCTTATTAGAATATTGTGAATAG
- a CDS encoding DUF4406 domain-containing protein: MSKKLIYVAHPYGGKKSNREKIDVIMNELIFADTANDYVSPIHNYGFVYLTGDEYQKGLDICLGLLGHCDILVLCDGWEQSRGCKGEYEYAQKHGKAVFKLDEWKALNRI, translated from the coding sequence ATGAGCAAGAAGCTTATCTATGTTGCCCATCCTTATGGTGGGAAGAAAAGCAATAGAGAAAAGATAGATGTAATCATGAATGAATTAATATTTGCAGATACAGCCAATGATTATGTATCACCTATCCATAACTATGGATTTGTTTATTTGACAGGTGATGAATATCAAAAGGGGTTAGATATTTGTCTAGGACTCTTAGGGCATTGCGACATCCTAGTATTATGTGATGGCTGGGAACAGAGTAGAGGATGTAAAGGTGAATATGAATATGCTCAGAAGCATGGTAAGGCTGTATTCAAACTAGATGAATGGAAGGCATTGAACAGAATATGA
- a CDS encoding single-stranded DNA-binding protein: protein MNNVNLMGNLARDPEVRYTKTGRAVATFTVAASNTYIDANTKETKEQTAFVNCVAWGTLAEEIGTLRKGNKCLVQGRIQTRSYETQNGEKRYITEVVAGFVGATLNGAHNEPSNFDNFNDDEQIPF, encoded by the coding sequence ATGAACAATGTTAATTTAATGGGTAATCTAGCGAGAGACCCAGAAGTAAGATATACAAAGACTGGTAGAGCGGTAGCAACATTTACAGTAGCTGCAAGCAATACTTATATTGATGCTAACACAAAGGAAACAAAGGAACAGACAGCCTTTGTAAACTGTGTAGCTTGGGGAACATTAGCAGAAGAAATAGGGACTTTACGGAAGGGAAATAAATGTTTAGTACAAGGACGAATTCAAACACGATCATATGAAACTCAGAATGGCGAAAAGCGATACATAACAGAAGTAGTTGCAGGTTTTGTGGGAGCAACATTAAATGGGGCTCACAATGAACCATCAAACTTTGATAACTTCAATGATGATGAACAAATACCCTTTTGA